The following coding sequences are from one Actinomycetota bacterium window:
- a CDS encoding cob(I)yrinic acid a,c-diamide adenosyltransferase has product LRIEIFCFAPKHPHFCEVDFKGVREDCLKALRFIQEIFQREEYDLLILDEINVALRDGFLTEEEIFTLLDKKPQHLELILTGKGATEALIGKADLVTEMRKIKHPFDGGMKGRRGIEF; this is encoded by the coding sequence TTTGAGGATAGAAATTTTCTGCTTTGCACCTAAGCACCCACACTTTTGTGAGGTGGATTTCAAAGGTGTACGGGAGGATTGTTTGAAAGCCCTCCGTTTTATCCAAGAGATTTTCCAGAGGGAAGAATATGATCTACTTATTTTGGACGAAATAAATGTGGCTTTACGTGATGGGTTCCTGACCGAAGAGGAGATATTTACTCTCTTGGATAAGAAGCCTCAACATCTTGAGCTCATTTTAACTGGCAAGGGAGCTACGGAGGCTCTCATCGGGAAAGCCGATTTGGTAACCGAGATGAGGAAGATAAAGCACCCCTTTGATGGAGGGATGAAGGGAAGAAGGGGAATAGAATTTTGA